TTGTTGAAGTGCCTTCTATTTGTACAAAATAAACTTGTCTATTTTTATGGATTTTATATTCAAGTGTTTTATCTTTTTCTAATTCGCTTACATAAAAATTCACATCTTGGTGAATCTTAATTTCTGCATCTCCTTCTTGCGAAGATACTATATTTAATAATTTATTTTTTCTTTCTTCTTCTAAATATCTCTTTGAACCGTAAAGTCTTGGTAAAGAGCTTTTTGGTGGGATAATCCAAATTTGTAAAAGTCTTAAATCTTTAGTTTTATTAAGATTGTATTCACTGTGATAAATACCATCTCCTGCACTTAAATATTGGACTTCTCCACGTTTTAGTGTCTCTTCATTTCCCATAGAATCTTTGTGTGTAATCTCTCCATCAATAACATAAGAGATTATTTCCATGTTTGCATGTGGATGAGTACCAAAACCAC
This portion of the Arcobacter nitrofigilis DSM 7299 genome encodes:
- a CDS encoding pirin family protein, producing the protein MLKKLLKENMGTSNLGWLESRFHFSFAEYRNPNNINFGVLRVINDDIIHPDSGFGTHPHANMEIISYVIDGEITHKDSMGNEETLKRGEVQYLSAGDGIYHSEYNLNKTKDLRLLQIWIIPPKSSLPRLYGSKRYLEEERKNKLLNIVSSQEGDAEIKIHQDVNFYVSELEKDKTLEYKIHKNRQVYFVQIEGTSTINNVELNHGDAMEITKENEITINAISNSHFLFIEMKEA